A part of Helicobacter himalayensis genomic DNA contains:
- a CDS encoding pimeloyl-ACP methyl esterase BioG family protein, producing the protein MKLVNLKTRENLTPCNTPLLLFASGFGFLPYAFENLKLPQNALSAMLYDYSDFSNAKNLLKVLESFPQIHLIAWSMGVCVAQELFSNVQIESALAINGTIFGVHQNFGIPPKIFSLTQQKLQREAFLNLAFGMGAFGGELVSENAHEKSLLAPTNSLKNELKSLQEFCAQRGENPRQSAFFWHKTIISNDDKIFSPKAQNLAWEAYRQTHKDFVILHTNAPHFVFVDEKLWEEQCLPRNL; encoded by the coding sequence ATGAAGTTAGTTAATCTCAAAACGCGTGAAAATCTCACGCCCTGCAATACACCTCTTTTACTCTTTGCAAGTGGTTTTGGCTTTTTGCCTTACGCATTTGAAAACTTAAAACTTCCACAAAATGCGCTAAGTGCGATGTTGTATGATTACAGCGATTTTTCTAATGCGAAAAATTTGCTAAAAGTTTTAGAATCTTTCCCACAAATCCATCTCATCGCGTGGTCTATGGGCGTGTGCGTGGCGCAGGAGCTTTTTTCAAATGTGCAGATTGAAAGCGCGCTTGCTATTAACGGCACGATTTTTGGCGTGCATCAAAATTTTGGAATCCCGCCTAAAATTTTTTCACTCACCCAACAGAAATTACAGCGTGAGGCTTTTTTAAACTTGGCGTTTGGGATGGGGGCATTTGGAGGGGAATTGGTAAGTGAAAATGCGCATGAAAAATCTTTGCTTGCGCCTACAAATTCTCTAAAAAATGAGCTTAAAAGTTTGCAAGAATTTTGCGCACAAAGGGGTGAAAATCCACGTCAAAGCGCATTTTTTTGGCATAAGACAATTATAAGTAATGATGATAAAATATTCTCACCAAAAGCACAGAATCTCGCGTGGGAGGCTTATAGACAAACACATAAGGATTTTGTGATTTTGCATACCAATGCGCCACATTTTGTGTTTGTTGATGAAAAACTTTGGGAGGAGCAATGTTTGCCACGCAATTTGTAA
- a CDS encoding methyltransferase domain-containing protein — protein sequence MFATQFVKRAGSYDSQAFVQQFMARYLIALLRDFASFQDDENLADIFSNVFEFGCAQGQYTRLLLENFAPKKLLCNDINDYKKVFENPPFSDFDVEFARFDMNNCAKILTQQFSCITSNACLQWLEQREVLAQLQAFLRPQGLLAFSTFGKRNLWQVRELCNVGLEYLDLEEYRALMELECEILHLSMQVKILHFNSALEVFKHLALSGVNGLQKGFFLKKALLQEYTKRYDNNLEYECVFVLARKKPIPFE from the coding sequence ATGTTTGCCACGCAATTTGTAAAGCGCGCAGGGAGCTATGATTCTCAAGCATTTGTGCAACAATTTATGGCGCGGTATTTGATTGCACTTTTGCGCGATTTTGCGTCTTTTCAAGATGATGAGAATCTAGCTGATATTTTTAGCAATGTTTTTGAATTTGGTTGCGCGCAGGGGCAATACACGCGCCTTTTGCTAGAAAATTTCGCCCCTAAAAAACTGCTTTGCAATGATATTAACGACTACAAAAAAGTATTTGAGAATCCACCATTTAGCGATTTTGACGTGGAATTTGCGCGTTTTGATATGAATAATTGCGCAAAGATTCTCACTCAGCAATTTTCTTGTATCACTTCAAATGCCTGCTTGCAGTGGCTAGAGCAAAGAGAAGTTTTGGCGCAACTGCAAGCATTTTTGCGCCCGCAAGGATTGCTTGCATTTAGCACTTTTGGCAAGCGCAACCTTTGGCAAGTGAGAGAGCTTTGCAATGTGGGATTAGAATATTTGGATTTGGAGGAATACCGCGCGCTAATGGAGTTGGAATGTGAGATTTTACATCTAAGCATGCAGGTAAAAATTTTGCATTTTAACAGCGCGCTAGAAGTTTTCAAGCACCTTGCGTTGAGCGGTGTCAATGGCTTACAAAAAGGATTTTTTTTAAAAAAAGCCCTTTTGCAAGAATATACCAAACGTTATGACAACAACCTTGAGTATGAATGCGTTTTTGTGCTTGCGAGAAAAAAGCCCATTCCCTTTGAGTAA
- the hisH gene encoding imidazole glycerol phosphate synthase subunit HisH: MRIGILNYNIGNLASVKNAFNNIMQEFSNITINVESDPCKIAKFDKIILPGVGAFGDAIAHLRQNSLDEAICSFAKSGKYLLGICLGMQLLLQKSYEFGEYSGLGLIEGEVVEFDKTRLLAKNTQSSALKIPQIGWNKCILSESGLKNGLLKDCEKEFFLYFVHSFHANKVADSHTLARCEYGYTFPAIIGKDNVLGIQPHPEKSHQMGLKILKNFIAL, encoded by the coding sequence ATGCGTATTGGGATTCTAAATTACAACATTGGCAATCTTGCAAGCGTGAAAAATGCGTTTAACAATATTATGCAAGAGTTTTCAAATATTACAATCAATGTAGAATCGGATCCTTGTAAAATTGCGAAATTTGATAAGATTATTTTACCCGGCGTTGGGGCTTTTGGTGATGCAATCGCGCATTTAAGACAAAATAGCTTAGATGAGGCAATTTGCTCTTTTGCAAAAAGTGGAAAATATTTGCTTGGAATCTGCCTTGGTATGCAGCTTCTCTTGCAAAAAAGCTATGAGTTTGGTGAGTATTCTGGGCTTGGATTGATAGAAGGCGAGGTAGTAGAGTTTGACAAAACGCGTTTATTAGCCAAAAACACGCAATCTAGTGCGCTTAAAATCCCTCAAATTGGTTGGAATAAATGTATCCTAAGTGAATCTGGATTAAAAAATGGGCTTTTAAAAGATTGCGAAAAAGAATTTTTCCTTTACTTTGTGCATAGTTTTCACGCAAATAAAGTCGCAGATTCTCACACCTTAGCACGTTGTGAGTATGGCTACACCTTCCCGGCAATTATTGGTAAAGATAATGTCCTAGGCATACAACCTCACCCAGAAAAAAGCCATCAAATGGGCTTAAAGATTCTAAAAAATTTCATCGCGCTTTGA
- a CDS encoding aminotransferase class I/II-fold pyridoxal phosphate-dependent enzyme: MDFFTQALNTLKDSHNFRTLRDFTHFGVYISENPKAKKLLNFASNDYLGLSTQGAVFLDSTLARENAFFSSSSSRLLSGGFEISHRLESLLGTMFDKSCLLFNSGYHANIGLIESLSRIEGVFFLLDSFVHASVFDGIKLSRVRFVRFRHNDLEHLRTLLQENAHKYKECIIVTEALFSMDGDFAPLKELITLKKEFSNLKIYLDEAHSIGVCGDLGLGLAKSLGVENEVDFIMLTFGKAIGSVGACVLCSASAREFFVNFARSLIYSTALPPINIAFSYFVFSRLADFRAQRAHLQELSIFFKKNLSLLVEKHTRENADSAIEGFVLGESQILSLVLGSNERALKAYEILGKYGIFAPAIRYPTIPKNTARLRFSLTALMQKEHLEQALCALQEFFAQKH; encoded by the coding sequence GTGGATTTTTTTACTCAAGCCCTTAATACTCTTAAAGATTCTCATAATTTCCGCACTTTGCGCGATTTTACGCATTTTGGTGTGTATATTTCAGAAAATCCAAAGGCAAAAAAGCTTCTTAACTTTGCTTCAAACGATTATTTGGGTTTAAGCACGCAAGGCGCGGTCTTTTTAGATTCTACTCTTGCGAGGGAAAACGCGTTTTTTTCAAGTTCTTCTTCGCGACTTTTAAGCGGGGGATTTGAAATTTCTCATAGGCTTGAAAGCCTCTTAGGAACGATGTTTGATAAATCTTGTTTGCTTTTTAATAGTGGCTATCACGCAAATATCGGACTTATAGAATCGCTTTCGCGCATTGAAGGCGTGTTTTTCTTGCTTGATAGTTTTGTGCATGCGAGCGTTTTTGATGGAATTAAGCTTTCTCGTGTGCGTTTTGTGCGTTTTAGGCATAATGACTTGGAGCATTTGCGCACGCTTTTACAAGAAAATGCGCATAAATATAAAGAATGTATTATCGTAACTGAAGCGCTGTTTTCGATGGATGGGGACTTTGCGCCACTTAAAGAACTTATTACCTTAAAAAAAGAATTTAGCAATCTTAAAATTTATCTTGATGAAGCTCATAGCATAGGTGTGTGCGGGGATTTGGGCTTGGGATTAGCAAAAAGCTTGGGCGTGGAAAATGAGGTTGATTTTATCATGCTTACTTTTGGTAAAGCCATTGGCTCTGTGGGCGCGTGCGTGCTATGCAGTGCGAGTGCGAGGGAGTTTTTTGTCAATTTTGCGCGTTCGCTTATCTACTCGACTGCCTTGCCCCCGATAAATATTGCCTTTAGCTATTTTGTTTTTTCGCGCCTTGCAGATTTTCGCGCACAAAGGGCACATTTGCAGGAACTAAGCATATTTTTTAAAAAGAATCTTTCTTTGCTTGTGGAAAAACACACAAGAGAAAATGCAGATTCTGCGATTGAGGGTTTTGTGCTTGGGGAATCGCAGATTCTTTCTCTTGTGCTTGGGAGTAATGAGCGCGCACTTAAGGCTTATGAGATTTTGGGCAAATATGGGATTTTCGCCCCTGCAATCCGCTATCCTACAATTCCTAAAAACACCGCGCGCCTGCGTTTTTCACTCACTGCGCTTATGCAAAAAGAGCATTTAGAGCAAGCACTTTGCGCACTGCAAGAGTTTTTCGCACAAAAGCACTAA
- a CDS encoding penicillin-binding protein 1A, with the protein MRRALKVFGYFILIAFLGALLAVGVYLFGIYKESKSEIVGIKKHKMDIATQIFDRKGRLIANVFDNEYRLYAKFDEIPPRVIEALLAVEDTLFFEHIGINPDTISRAMVKNAINMRWIEGGSTLTQQVVKNVALTSEKTLKRKVKEAMFAILLEKEMSKEEILEIYLNYIFLGHGYYGVRTAALGYFRKNLSELTLKEICMLMGLPKAPSTYDPTKNLHYSLSRANSILARMLDIGWITKDEYEVAINEVPQIYDESRTQNLAPYIVDEVLRQLAPVYADLKTGGYKIKLNIDLDYQNIAQEALRYGYSKINERLLEKYPKYFEQKINTPDSADIDSINPLPLSTQESPDGINNLLEITAKPAYPKKMGELNGAIVVTESDTGKILALVGGVDYKKSSFNRATQAKRQFGSSIKPFIYLLAFDRGYSPAWKITDAPRRFGADSTKEDLSEIKDANKEAEEDIWTPKNVGAYSGIVSLHYALRSSSNLAALNLVQQIGFERIYRGIVDYGFQSVPNDMSIILGSLSLSPLDAAKEYSLFSNYGTMLTPRLVDSITNENGEVYEFPLLSKEYTQPKQAFLVVNILRDVVNRGTGSRARMQNMEIAGKTGTSNQNIDGWFCGFSPSIQIITWYGRDDNTPIGPNETGGVVATPASAYFFNKIVNLEPGLKRKFDVPQGVMKKTLEDGEYLYTDISKLPAQTQSVTNVDADLLF; encoded by the coding sequence GTGCGTAGGGCTTTAAAAGTTTTTGGCTATTTTATTCTTATCGCTTTTTTAGGCGCTCTGCTTGCGGTAGGCGTGTATCTTTTTGGAATCTATAAAGAGAGTAAGAGTGAGATTGTAGGCATTAAAAAGCACAAGATGGATATTGCCACGCAGATTTTTGACAGAAAAGGACGCTTGATTGCCAATGTGTTTGATAATGAATACAGGCTGTATGCGAAATTTGATGAAATTCCTCCGCGCGTGATTGAAGCACTTTTAGCAGTTGAGGACACGTTATTTTTTGAGCATATTGGGATTAATCCTGATACAATCTCACGCGCAATGGTGAAAAATGCGATTAATATGCGCTGGATTGAAGGCGGAAGCACGCTCACACAGCAAGTAGTGAAAAATGTCGCACTCACTTCAGAAAAAACGCTCAAACGCAAAGTAAAAGAAGCAATGTTTGCCATCTTGCTTGAAAAAGAGATGAGTAAGGAAGAGATTTTAGAAATTTATCTCAATTATATTTTCTTAGGACATGGCTATTATGGCGTGAGGACTGCTGCGCTTGGGTATTTTAGAAAGAATCTAAGTGAGCTTACTCTAAAAGAAATCTGTATGCTTATGGGACTGCCAAAAGCCCCTAGCACCTACGATCCGACAAAAAATCTACACTATTCTTTAAGCAGGGCAAATAGTATTTTAGCGCGTATGCTTGATATTGGCTGGATTACCAAAGATGAATACGAAGTGGCGATTAACGAAGTGCCACAAATCTATGATGAATCGCGCACACAGAATCTCGCGCCTTATATCGTTGATGAGGTTTTGCGTCAGCTTGCGCCTGTTTATGCAGATTTAAAAACAGGCGGTTATAAAATCAAGCTCAACATCGATTTAGATTACCAAAATATCGCACAAGAAGCCCTGCGCTATGGATATAGCAAGATTAATGAGCGTTTGCTTGAAAAATATCCAAAATATTTTGAACAAAAAATAAACACACCAGATTCTGCAGATATAGATTCTATAAATCCTCTTCCACTTTCCACACAAGAGAGCCCAGATGGTATAAATAATCTCCTAGAAATTACCGCAAAGCCCGCGTATCCTAAAAAAATGGGCGAGCTTAATGGTGCTATTGTCGTGACAGAATCAGACACAGGGAAAATTTTAGCCCTCGTTGGCGGGGTGGATTATAAAAAATCTAGCTTTAATCGCGCCACACAGGCAAAAAGACAATTTGGCTCAAGCATAAAGCCCTTTATCTACTTGCTAGCCTTTGACAGAGGCTACTCACCCGCGTGGAAAATCACAGATGCACCAAGACGCTTTGGGGCGGATTCTACAAAAGAGGATTTAAGCGAGATAAAAGATGCAAACAAAGAGGCAGAAGAGGATATTTGGACGCCAAAAAATGTGGGCGCTTATAGCGGAATTGTAAGCTTGCATTACGCCTTGCGAAGCTCTTCAAACCTCGCTGCGCTCAACCTCGTACAACAAATAGGCTTTGAACGGATTTATCGCGGGATCGTGGATTATGGCTTTCAATCCGTGCCAAATGATATGTCAATTATCCTTGGAAGTTTAAGTCTTTCTCCACTTGATGCGGCAAAAGAATACTCGCTTTTTTCAAATTATGGCACAATGCTAACCCCGCGCTTAGTGGATTCTATCACTAATGAAAATGGCGAAGTATATGAATTCCCACTCCTTTCAAAGGAATACACGCAACCAAAACAAGCATTTTTGGTGGTAAATATCTTACGTGATGTGGTAAATCGCGGAACAGGCTCGCGCGCTAGAATGCAAAATATGGAGATTGCAGGGAAAACGGGCACTTCAAATCAAAATATTGATGGCTGGTTTTGTGGATTCTCTCCAAGTATTCAGATTATCACATGGTATGGGCGCGATGATAATACGCCAATTGGTCCAAATGAGACAGGTGGAGTCGTGGCAACTCCCGCAAGTGCGTATTTTTTCAACAAAATTGTCAATCTCGAGCCGGGCTTAAAGCGCAAATTTGATGTGCCTCAGGGCGTGATGAAAAAAACACTAGAAGATGGCGAGTATCTCTACACTGATATTTCTAAACTCCCCGCACAAACACAAAGTGTTACAAATGTCGATGCGGATTTGTTATTTTAA
- a CDS encoding methyl-accepting chemotaxis protein: MLKTIRSKIIMMIVAFLIVLLAMVYVHLQNGFSTIAKSNSTSELQKLNAMLFEGLKIAMNTGDPEVISTFIEGSKHVEGIAGLAIFPADSVIELMGMENSRKSDEVEVLEAFANKTQSLRPYTQTTDSQTDSGYIMVKPILALGSCLDCHVNVKEGDVLGVAKIQVSNKMLMQHLESVQFDIVLWVVGLGFVALLGLLFFFNRFVFYPINNLTQVAKDLSQGDGDLTKRLPIKNNDEIAKASGYINDFISKISNTIASTKYSSHQNIDQANKLADASEEINTRIEKSVEVVHTSAELGKNIEFILNNSIELVQQSATEVRESSKQLLHTRDMLSKMVQGLQENISAEHEIAHRLAQSVQETTRIKDVLTIIADIADQTSLLALNANIEAARAGESGRGFAVVADEVRKLAERTQKGLGEINIVVNAVVQSISDANIAMSENVENISGMTDVSKESTEVLEHSVQSLKDAVQASGLSLQKTSELFDAVKAILTQVSEVENLTNQNSQSVRTINSISHDIATKAKELNSQLDSFKC; the protein is encoded by the coding sequence ATGCTAAAAACTATCCGCTCTAAGATTATTATGATGATTGTGGCATTTTTGATAGTGCTACTGGCAATGGTGTATGTGCATTTGCAAAATGGTTTTAGCACCATTGCAAAAAGTAACTCTACAAGCGAACTTCAAAAACTCAATGCTATGCTTTTTGAAGGTTTAAAAATCGCTATGAATACAGGCGATCCTGAAGTGATTAGCACCTTTATAGAAGGCTCAAAGCATGTGGAAGGCATCGCAGGATTAGCGATTTTTCCTGCGGATTCTGTGATTGAGCTTATGGGGATGGAGAATTCGCGCAAATCAGATGAAGTCGAAGTGCTGGAAGCTTTTGCAAACAAAACACAAAGTCTGCGTCCTTACACACAGACAACAGATTCTCAAACTGATTCTGGCTACATTATGGTAAAACCAATTTTAGCGCTTGGAAGTTGCTTAGATTGCCATGTCAATGTCAAAGAAGGCGATGTGCTAGGCGTGGCAAAAATCCAAGTTTCTAATAAAATGCTTATGCAACATTTAGAATCTGTGCAATTTGATATTGTGCTGTGGGTGGTTGGGCTAGGATTTGTGGCACTTTTGGGATTGCTCTTTTTCTTTAATCGCTTTGTTTTTTATCCAATCAATAACCTCACTCAAGTGGCAAAAGATCTTTCACAAGGTGATGGCGACCTCACAAAGCGCCTCCCTATCAAAAATAACGATGAGATTGCTAAAGCAAGCGGATATATTAATGATTTTATTTCTAAAATTAGCAACACCATCGCAAGCACAAAATATTCAAGTCATCAGAATATCGACCAAGCAAACAAGCTCGCCGATGCTTCTGAAGAGATAAACACGCGCATTGAAAAAAGCGTAGAAGTCGTGCATACAAGCGCAGAGCTAGGTAAAAATATTGAATTTATTTTAAATAACTCTATTGAGCTTGTGCAACAAAGTGCCACAGAGGTAAGAGAATCTTCAAAACAGCTTCTCCATACACGCGATATGCTTTCAAAAATGGTGCAAGGTTTGCAAGAAAACATTAGTGCCGAACACGAAATCGCTCATCGCCTCGCCCAAAGTGTGCAAGAAACCACGCGCATAAAAGATGTGCTTACAATCATCGCAGATATTGCAGACCAAACAAGCTTACTCGCACTTAATGCCAATATTGAAGCCGCGCGTGCAGGGGAAAGTGGCAGGGGTTTTGCAGTAGTGGCTGATGAAGTGAGAAAGCTTGCCGAAAGAACGCAAAAGGGCTTAGGTGAAATTAATATCGTTGTCAATGCTGTCGTGCAGTCAATAAGCGATGCAAATATCGCAATGAGTGAAAATGTGGAAAATATCTCCGGTATGACTGATGTCTCAAAAGAAAGCACAGAAGTGCTAGAGCACAGCGTGCAATCGCTCAAAGACGCCGTGCAGGCCTCAGGCTTAAGCCTGCAAAAAACAAGCGAGCTTTTTGATGCTGTCAAGGCGATTTTAACCCAAGTAAGTGAGGTAGAAAATCTCACCAACCAAAACAGCCAAAGCGTGCGCACTATCAATAGCATATCCCACGATATTGCCACAAAAGCAAAAGAGCTCAACTCACAATTAGATTCTTTTAAGTGCTAG
- the gdhA gene encoding NADP-specific glutamate dehydrogenase codes for MSYTSNVLAKLKEQYPSQTLFHQAVEEVFESLKPALQKDKKYESYSILERLIIPDREIHFRVSWVDDKGKIQTNRAYRIEFNSAIGPYKGGLRFHPSVNEGVIKFLGFEQIFKNSLTTLAMGGGKGGSDFDPKGKSEGEVMRFCQAFMNELYRHIGAHTDVPAGDIGVGGREIGYLFGQYRKITNRFDGVLTGKALSWGGSLVRTEATGYGCVYFAQEMLKARKESLEGKICVVSGAGNVAIYTIEKLLQLGAKPVTASDSKGMIYDEDGIDVALLKEIKEVRRESLEEYVKVRKNAKYTKASDYKAGTNAVWSVPCFAAFPSATQNELNLNDAKTLLANGCKCVSEGANMPSTIEAVHQFLQAKICYGPGKAANAGGVAVSGLEMAQNASMNPWTFDVVDARLHNIMENIFQNASQTAAEFGDPTNLVLGANIAGFRKVAGAMIDQGVI; via the coding sequence TTTAGCCAAGCTCAAGGAGCAATATCCTTCGCAAACACTTTTTCACCAAGCGGTAGAAGAGGTTTTTGAATCTCTCAAACCAGCGTTGCAAAAAGATAAAAAATACGAGTCTTACTCGATTTTGGAACGTCTCATAATCCCGGATAGAGAAATCCATTTCCGTGTAAGCTGGGTAGATGATAAAGGCAAGATTCAGACAAATCGCGCGTATAGAATTGAGTTTAACTCCGCAATCGGACCATACAAAGGCGGTTTGCGCTTTCACCCAAGTGTAAATGAAGGCGTGATTAAATTTCTAGGATTTGAGCAAATTTTCAAAAACTCACTCACAACGCTTGCAATGGGTGGGGGCAAAGGCGGAAGCGACTTTGACCCAAAGGGCAAGAGTGAGGGCGAGGTTATGCGTTTTTGTCAGGCTTTTATGAATGAGCTTTATCGCCACATTGGCGCGCATACCGATGTTCCAGCAGGTGATATAGGTGTGGGAGGACGCGAGATAGGCTATCTTTTTGGACAATATCGCAAGATTACCAATCGTTTTGATGGTGTGCTTACAGGCAAGGCACTTAGCTGGGGCGGAAGCCTTGTAAGAACAGAGGCTACGGGCTATGGTTGCGTATATTTTGCACAAGAAATGTTAAAAGCACGTAAAGAAAGCTTGGAGGGGAAAATCTGCGTGGTTTCAGGGGCTGGAAATGTGGCAATTTATACCATTGAAAAACTCTTGCAACTTGGTGCAAAACCCGTGACTGCAAGCGATTCTAAGGGTATGATTTATGATGAAGATGGTATTGATGTAGCACTTTTAAAGGAGATTAAAGAAGTGCGCAGAGAATCTTTAGAGGAATATGTCAAGGTGCGAAAAAACGCGAAATACACAAAAGCGAGCGATTACAAAGCTGGCACAAATGCCGTTTGGAGCGTGCCTTGCTTTGCAGCATTCCCAAGTGCAACACAAAATGAGCTTAATCTAAATGACGCAAAAACACTTCTTGCAAATGGCTGTAAATGCGTAAGCGAGGGTGCAAATATGCCTTCAACCATAGAAGCTGTGCATCAATTCTTACAAGCAAAAATCTGCTATGGTCCGGGTAAAGCCGCAAATGCCGGTGGCGTGGCAGTCAGCGGGCTAGAAATGGCACAAAATGCAAGTATGAATCCATGGACTTTTGATGTGGTAGATGCGCGCTTGCATAATATCATGGAAAATATTTTCCAAAACGCCTCGCAAACTGCTGCGGAATTTGGCGATCCTACAAATCTCGTGTTGGGCGCAAATATCGCGGGCTTTAGAAAAGTCGCTGGAGCGATGATTGATCAAGGTGTGATTTAA